From the Daucus carota subsp. sativus chromosome 8, DH1 v3.0, whole genome shotgun sequence genome, one window contains:
- the LOC108197071 gene encoding cytochrome P450 CYP71D313, which produces MAIHLVPLFTFMIFVIMLFSLLKSLFRKTKLPPGPFKLPILGNLLQVTGALPHRSLYNLSEIHGPLMHLQLGEVSAVVISNPRVAKEVLRTHDLCFADRPTLLLGNIVLSNCRDIVLARYGDHWRQFRKICTLELLSANKVRSFRSIREEEVKDMIESMHSKIGSPVNVSEKVSNIANSITCRSTIGQRCKYQHELIEATENIAYWGAGFFMADLFPSALVFPVLSGMKPALQKVRRDLDHIFEYIINEHKEKMATRKAQGTKLEAEEEDLVDILLRINDTLQLEFPVTANDIQGIVLDMFTAGTDTSSAVLEWAMSELMKKPSAMKKAQDELRNALKGKTNVGEADIQGLNYLKLVIKETLRLHPPVPLLLPRECRKECEIDGYTIPVGTKVMVNAWAIGRDPECWVDANSFIPERFEVGSVDYIGANFEYIPFGAGRRMCAGISFGIASVELPLAKMLYHFDWTLPNGMKPEDLDMDETFGATTKRKNSLFLNASPYVPVIET; this is translated from the exons ATGGCTATCCACTTGGTGCCTTTATTCACCTTCATGATCTTTGTTATCATGCTTTTCAGTTTACTCAAATCACTCTTCCGAAAAACAAAGCTCCCCCCAGGGCCTTTCAAACTCCCCATTCTAGGCAACTTGTTACAAGTCACTGGCGCGCTCCCTCACCGCAGCCTCTACAATCTATCCGAAATTCATGGACCTCTCATGCACCTCCAGCTCGGTGAAGTCTCCGCGGTCGTGATCTCGAACCCGAGAGTGGCTAAAGAAGTCCTCAGAACTCATGATCTCTGCTTTGCTGATCGCCCTACACTTCTCCTTGGCAACATTGTTTTGTCCAATTGTCGCGATATAGTCCTGGCCCGGTATGGTGATCACTGGAGACAATTCCGCAAAATTTGTACCTTGGAACTCTTGAGTGCTAACAAAGTAAGGTCTTTTCGATCCATACGAGAGGAGGAGGTCAAGGATATGATTGAATCCATGCATTCAAAAATTGGATCTCCTGTTAATGTCAGTGAAAAGGTCTCGAACATAGCCAATTCCATAACATGCAGATCTACTATCGGGCAGAGATGCAAGTATCAACATGAACTCATTGAAGCTACCGAGAATATTGCTTATTGGGGAGCAGGCTTTTTCATGGCTGATTTGTTTCCTTCGGCCCTCGTCTTTCCTGTACTGAGTGGAATGAAGCCTGCGTTACAGAAGGTTCGTCGAGACCTTGATCATATATTCGAGTACATTATTAATGAGCACAAGGAGAAGATGGCTACCAGAAAAGCTCAAGGAACTAAACTTGAAGCAGAGGAGGAGGATCTTGTTGATATTCTTCTGAGAATTAATGATACTCTGCAGCTTGAATTTCCCGTCACTGCCAACGACATCCAAGGCATTGTTTTG GATATGTTCACCGCGGGAACTGATACATCTTCAGCCGTGCTAGAATGGGCAATGTCGGAGCTGATGAAAAAGCCTAGCGCGATGAAAAAGGCTCAAGACGAACTCAGAAACGCCCTCAAAGGAAAGACGAATGTAGGCGAAGCCGATATCCAGGGCTTGAATTATCTAAAGCTAGTGATCAAAGAAACTCTACGCTTACATCCCCCAGTCCCACTACTACTCCCACGAGAATGCCGAAAAGAATGCGAAATCGATGGGTACACTATTCCTGTTGGAACCAAAGTCATGGTAAATGCTTGGGCTATTGGACGAGACCCCGAATGTTGGGTCGACGCCAATAGTTTTATTCCCGAGAGATTCGAAGTTGGCTCCGTTGATTATATCGGAGCCAACTTCGAATACATTCCATTTGGCGCTGGAAGGAGAATGTGTGCCGGGATCTCGTTCGGCATAGCGAGCGTTGAGCTTCCACTAGCTAAAATGTTGTACCACTTTGATTGGACACTGCCGAATGGAATGAAGCCGGAAGATTTGGACATGGACGAGACTTTTGGAGCCACTACTAAGAGGAAGAACAGCTTGTTTTTGAATGCGAGCCCTTACGTTCCTGTCATCGAAACTTAA